From Woronichinia naegeliana WA131, the proteins below share one genomic window:
- a CDS encoding NUDIX hydrolase: protein MNASCPTKNLANKSIPEVALAILYREGEFLLQLRDDIPTILYPGYWTLFGGHLEQNESPEIAVKREIREEIAFQLTQPQYFSCYQDEAAIRHVFYAPLTVPLTQLNLQEGWDFALVSKEAIIAGQVYSAQAQQTRPLGPKHQRILLDFLEARLN, encoded by the coding sequence ATGAACGCTTCCTGCCCCACAAAGAACTTAGCAAATAAATCCATTCCTGAAGTTGCCCTAGCGATTCTCTATCGGGAAGGAGAATTTTTATTACAGTTACGAGATGATATTCCGACGATTCTTTATCCAGGTTATTGGACGTTGTTTGGTGGCCATCTAGAGCAAAATGAAAGTCCTGAAATTGCTGTTAAACGGGAAATTCGGGAAGAAATTGCTTTCCAGTTAACTCAACCTCAATATTTTAGCTGTTATCAGGATGAGGCAGCAATTCGTCATGTTTTCTATGCCCCTTTAACAGTTCCTCTCACGCAATTAAATTTACAGGAAGGTTGGGATTTTGCCTTAGTATCCAAAGAAGCTATTATTGCAGGTCAAGTTTATTCTGCTCAGGCTCAACAAACTCGTCCCCTGGGGCCAAAACACCAGAGAATTCTACTCGATTTTTTAGAAGCTAGATTAAATTAA
- the folD gene encoding bifunctional methylenetetrahydrofolate dehydrogenase/methenyltetrahydrofolate cyclohydrolase FolD — MSQILDGKALAQKRQQVLQAEIQDLWPRLGRPPGLAVLMVGDNPASAVYVRNKEKACEKIGMRSFGQHFPATTTQAELEAAIQALNEDPLVDGILVQLPLPPHLDAVKLLLTIDPDKDADGLHPVNLGRLVRGEPGLRSCTPAGVMALLAEYEIEIAGKRAVVMGRSILVGKPLALMLLEKNATVTIAHSRTQNLAELTRQADILVGVIGKPALITADMVKPGAIVVDVGINRVEQPDGKGKIVGDVDFEAVAAIASYITPVPGGIGPMTVAMLLQNTVASYRARANILKV, encoded by the coding sequence ATGAGTCAAATTTTAGATGGTAAAGCCCTTGCCCAAAAACGTCAGCAAGTACTACAGGCTGAAATTCAGGATTTATGGCCACGCTTAGGTCGTCCACCAGGGTTAGCGGTTTTAATGGTGGGAGATAATCCGGCAAGTGCTGTCTATGTTCGCAATAAGGAAAAAGCCTGTGAAAAAATTGGGATGCGTTCCTTTGGTCAACATTTTCCGGCGACGACCACTCAGGCAGAATTAGAGGCCGCTATTCAAGCGTTAAATGAAGATCCTTTAGTGGATGGCATTTTGGTGCAGTTACCTTTGCCGCCTCATTTAGATGCAGTTAAATTGCTACTAACTATTGATCCCGATAAAGATGCCGATGGACTGCACCCTGTTAATTTAGGACGATTGGTGCGGGGTGAACCAGGACTACGCAGTTGTACACCGGCGGGGGTCATGGCCTTGCTGGCGGAGTATGAAATCGAGATTGCTGGTAAACGAGCGGTGGTGATGGGCCGCAGTATTCTGGTGGGTAAACCCTTGGCTTTAATGTTGTTGGAAAAAAATGCAACGGTCACGATCGCCCATTCCCGAACCCAAAATTTAGCGGAACTCACCCGTCAGGCGGATATTTTAGTCGGTGTGATCGGCAAACCAGCTTTGATCACGGCAGATATGGTCAAACCAGGGGCAATTGTTGTTGATGTGGGTATTAATCGGGTGGAACAGCCTGATGGTAAGGGCAAGATTGTCGGGGATGTGGATTTTGAAGCGGTAGCGGCGATCGCGAGTTATATTACCCCCGTGCCAGGCGGAATCGGCCCTATGACAGTAGCGATGTTGTTACAAAATACCGTGGCTAGTTATCGGGCTAGAGCGAACATACTCAAGGTGTAG
- a CDS encoding Maf-like protein gives MLPTFVLASASPARRRLLQSIGIDPVVRHSNFDESQIDHDDTITLVEDLAQAKAETVAVQFEQALILGCDSLLLIEGQSYGKPNSPQTAIARWQQMRGKVGTLYTGHVLIDQGQGKILRCCGVTQVTFANIDNQMITAYVESGEPLQCAGAFALEGKGGLFIEKIEGCHSNVIGLSLPLLRQMLTDLGYRVTDFWQ, from the coding sequence ATGTTGCCGACCTTTGTTCTTGCCTCTGCTTCTCCTGCCCGTCGTCGTTTATTGCAATCCATTGGCATTGATCCAGTGGTACGTCACAGCAATTTTGATGAGTCCCAGATTGACCATGATGACACAATTACACTTGTGGAAGATCTAGCCCAGGCAAAAGCAGAAACCGTTGCTGTGCAGTTTGAGCAAGCCCTAATCCTTGGCTGTGATTCCTTGCTGCTGATTGAGGGCCAGTCCTACGGGAAACCGAATTCTCCTCAAACCGCGATCGCCCGTTGGCAACAAATGCGGGGAAAAGTAGGAACACTATATACCGGACACGTACTAATTGATCAAGGTCAAGGGAAAATCCTGCGTTGTTGTGGTGTTACCCAAGTGACTTTTGCCAACATTGATAATCAGATGATTACCGCCTATGTGGAAAGTGGCGAACCCTTGCAATGTGCCGGAGCCTTTGCCTTAGAAGGAAAGGGAGGACTATTTATTGAAAAAATTGAAGGTTGTCATAGTAATGTCATTGGTTTGAGTTTGCCCCTACTCCGTCAGATGTTGACTGATTTGGGCTATCGGGTCACGGATTTTTGGCAATAA
- the murJ gene encoding murein biosynthesis integral membrane protein MurJ: MSNSGKATRSLAGIAGIVAFATLISKFFGLVREQIIAAAFGVGAVVNAYSYAYVIPGFLLILLGGINGPFHSALISVLSKRDKSEAGPLVETVTTLVSSILLVVTIVLIIFASTFIDLLAPGLDPHSKAIAVQQLQIMAPLALLAGLIGIGFGALNAADQYWLPSISPLLSSITVILPLGIALAYLGPKLNTPQYALLGSLLLAGGTMAGGVLQWLAQIAAQGKAGMGKLRLRFNWRTSGVSDVMKVMIPATLSSGMLYINVSTNLFFASFIENAAASMRYANFIALTPLGIISNMILVPFMPIFSRLAAPEDWPELKLRIRQGLLLTALTMLPLTAIFMGLSGPIVRIIYQRGAFNADASRDVIPVLMVYGAGMFFYLGRDVLVRVFYALEDGNLPFRVSAVNIFLNGLLDFLFYKPLGTSGLVLATVGVNVVSMLIFLVILNRRLNGLPFGEWSISLLSLTGISAIAGLAGWGVSGQLEKMLGTGNLVLELLQLVLSCTVVVGIFGIFAMQLKLSEVDILTERITKKFKKS; encoded by the coding sequence GTGTCTAATTCCGGCAAAGCCACTCGCTCTTTAGCGGGAATCGCAGGGATTGTTGCCTTTGCAACCTTAATCAGCAAATTTTTTGGGCTAGTACGTGAACAGATCATTGCGGCGGCCTTTGGGGTGGGGGCAGTGGTCAATGCCTATTCCTATGCCTATGTCATTCCTGGATTTTTGTTGATCCTCCTCGGTGGCATTAATGGCCCCTTCCACAGTGCCTTAATCAGCGTTCTTTCTAAACGAGATAAATCCGAAGCGGGGCCACTAGTGGAAACCGTCACGACCCTAGTGAGTAGCATTTTACTGGTTGTAACCATTGTTTTAATTATCTTTGCGAGTACTTTTATTGATCTGCTCGCCCCAGGTCTAGATCCCCATTCCAAGGCGATCGCGGTTCAACAATTGCAGATCATGGCTCCCTTGGCATTACTCGCAGGATTAATTGGTATTGGTTTTGGAGCTTTAAACGCCGCCGATCAGTATTGGCTCCCTAGTATTAGTCCTCTACTGTCTAGCATTACTGTCATTTTGCCCTTGGGAATTGCCCTAGCCTATCTCGGCCCCAAATTGAATACGCCCCAATATGCTCTCCTCGGTTCCTTATTATTAGCGGGGGGAACAATGGCGGGCGGCGTTTTACAATGGTTGGCCCAGATTGCGGCTCAGGGTAAAGCAGGAATGGGAAAACTGCGACTTCGTTTCAACTGGAGGACTTCAGGGGTGAGTGATGTCATGAAGGTGATGATTCCCGCTACCCTCTCTTCGGGAATGCTCTATATCAACGTTTCTACTAACCTCTTTTTTGCCTCTTTTATTGAAAACGCGGCGGCATCCATGCGTTATGCCAACTTTATCGCGCTGACTCCTCTGGGGATTATTTCTAACATGATTTTAGTCCCTTTCATGCCAATTTTTTCCCGATTAGCCGCCCCTGAAGACTGGCCAGAACTGAAGCTAAGAATCCGTCAAGGTTTATTGTTAACTGCCTTAACCATGTTGCCCTTGACTGCTATTTTTATGGGACTCTCTGGGCCTATTGTCCGTATTATTTATCAACGTGGAGCCTTTAATGCCGATGCCTCTCGTGATGTCATCCCCGTTTTAATGGTCTATGGCGCAGGGATGTTTTTCTATTTGGGACGAGATGTTTTGGTTCGGGTTTTTTACGCCTTAGAAGACGGCAATCTTCCTTTTCGAGTCAGTGCCGTCAATATTTTTCTCAATGGCTTACTTGATTTTCTGTTTTACAAACCCTTGGGTACATCCGGTTTAGTCTTGGCGACCGTTGGCGTTAACGTTGTTTCTATGCTTATTTTTCTGGTAATTCTGAATCGTCGTCTCAATGGCTTACCCTTTGGAGAATGGTCAATATCCCTTTTGAGTTTGACAGGAATCAGCGCGATCGCGGGACTTGCGGGTTGGGGAGTCAGTGGACAACTCGAAAAAATGCTGGGGACGGGTAATTTAGTTTTAGAATTATTACAGTTGGTCTTATCTTGTACTGTTGTTGTGGGAATTTTTGGTATCTTCGCTATGCAATTGAAGTTGTCAGAAGTGGACATATTAACAGAACGTATCACCAAAAAATTCAAAAAATCCTAG
- the serS gene encoding serine--tRNA ligase, with protein sequence MLDIKQIRDNLSLIEEKLNNRNSTAEYGETLQTILKLDQQQRELEVTRTQLNARSNEIGKLVGQKSRQEGSSEEVAALKIEGQEIKNQVGELDPQEKELKTQLRNLLLQLPNLPSDSTPIGKDERENVEIRRWGDEYLPTNVNILPHWEIGEKLGILDTKKAVKVAQSRFVSLIGAGAALERALINFMLDSQINAGYLEVLPPILVNSDSLEGTSQLPKFAEDLFQCKDDNLWLIPTAEVPVTNLYRDEVLEADQLPIKHCAYTPCFRREAGSYGRDTKGLIRLHQFNKVELVKLVKPENSAAEHEALVQNAEAILQALKLPYRVIELCTGDLGFGAAKCYDLEVWLPSSESYREISSCSNFHDFQARRANIRYKEKGKKGTQFVHTLNGSGLAVGRTMAAILENYQQSDGTVKVPEVLQPYLKRETL encoded by the coding sequence GTGTTAGATATTAAACAAATTCGTGATAATCTCAGTTTAATTGAAGAAAAATTAAATAATCGTAACAGTACGGCAGAATATGGTGAAACACTACAAACCATTTTAAAATTAGACCAACAGCAACGGGAATTAGAAGTAACCCGCACTCAGTTAAATGCTCGGAGTAACGAAATCGGAAAATTAGTCGGTCAAAAAAGTCGTCAAGAAGGAAGTTCAGAAGAAGTTGCCGCACTAAAAATAGAAGGTCAAGAGATTAAAAATCAGGTTGGTGAATTAGACCCCCAGGAAAAAGAACTTAAAACGCAATTAAGAAATTTACTCTTACAATTACCCAATTTACCGAGTGATTCTACTCCCATTGGGAAAGATGAAAGAGAAAATGTAGAAATTCGTCGTTGGGGCGATGAATATTTGCCGACTAATGTTAATATTTTGCCCCACTGGGAAATTGGAGAAAAGCTCGGTATTCTTGACACGAAAAAAGCGGTTAAAGTTGCCCAAAGTCGTTTTGTGAGCTTGATCGGAGCGGGAGCCGCCCTAGAAAGAGCCTTAATTAATTTCATGTTAGATAGCCAAATCAATGCGGGTTATCTGGAAGTTTTACCCCCTATTTTAGTGAATAGTGATTCTCTAGAAGGCACATCCCAACTCCCTAAATTTGCTGAAGATCTTTTTCAATGTAAAGATGATAATTTATGGTTGATTCCTACAGCAGAAGTTCCCGTCACTAATCTTTATCGAGATGAAGTTTTGGAAGCCGATCAATTGCCCATTAAACATTGCGCCTATACCCCGTGTTTTCGTCGAGAAGCAGGGAGCTATGGACGGGATACGAAGGGATTAATTCGGCTACATCAATTTAATAAAGTTGAATTAGTCAAACTGGTTAAACCTGAAAATTCAGCCGCAGAACACGAAGCTCTAGTTCAAAATGCAGAAGCGATTTTACAAGCTTTAAAATTACCCTATCGCGTCATTGAATTATGTACGGGAGATTTAGGCTTCGGGGCGGCAAAATGTTATGACCTAGAAGTTTGGTTGCCATCTTCAGAAAGCTATCGAGAAATTTCCAGTTGTTCTAATTTCCATGATTTTCAAGCTCGTCGTGCTAATATTCGCTACAAGGAAAAAGGTAAAAAAGGAACCCAATTTGTCCATACCTTAAATGGTTCGGGTTTAGCGGTGGGTCGCACCATGGCCGCTATTTTAGAAAACTATCAACAGTCAGATGGTACGGTAAAGGTTCCAGAGGTTTTGCAACCTTATCTAAAACGCGAAACCTTATAA
- a CDS encoding SWIM zinc finger family protein, whose translation MTLPYFSEAILQRNANPKSYQRGEQYYLQRAVESLTQRGQLLLAMVGGSEDNLYQVTIEFEEDDIASAYCTCPYDYDGWCKHIVATLLTALRQPARVEERPTLEQLLECLKPEQIPDLLREIAVDNPEILDKIDRWVSRLSVVPTPSQPELSSVPSAPIPKIDVVPYRRQVRQILRDAIRNLEDGWEEDPIPQELYELIEEVPMFLARGDGQNAIAILEAITAACAENWDDVDQYGADNDDVVARLNEIWAEAFLLTELTPSQKTKLQANLKQWEKTWRADFSMSLAALHQGWDDPDLKRILRGDIRTTTVEQEEVPDYAPDLVLIRLKILESQRRYTEYLYLAEAEGQNEAFLTMLARLDRIDAVMEAADTKLQTMEQALAVAKVLLVQGAPEQALQIAQRGLILPGNCTYQLANWVSEMAEELDQPDIALAAKIKAFQAQPNFTDYHKIEKMAGEDWPVLKEDLLDFLRLDSNDWFSSVMEAKVNIFLQEGLVEDAIAIVTEMSSYQSTLIHQVMDAAIVDNPEWVIANAKPRAEKIMDAKKAEYYDQAAQWLQKARNAYYQAGKQAEWSAYHSELMRVHSRKPKLMGFLKEAKLY comes from the coding sequence ATGACCCTTCCCTACTTCAGTGAAGCCATTCTGCAACGCAACGCTAATCCTAAATCCTATCAGCGCGGCGAACAATATTATTTACAAAGGGCTGTGGAGTCTCTGACCCAGCGCGGCCAACTGCTATTGGCAATGGTTGGAGGCAGTGAAGATAATCTCTATCAAGTGACCATCGAGTTTGAGGAAGATGATATTGCCTCGGCCTACTGTACCTGTCCCTATGATTATGACGGTTGGTGTAAGCACATCGTTGCAACTTTACTCACTGCCCTACGTCAGCCCGCTAGAGTAGAGGAACGTCCTACCCTAGAGCAACTTTTAGAGTGTCTTAAACCAGAGCAAATTCCAGATTTACTTCGGGAAATAGCAGTAGATAATCCAGAAATACTCGACAAAATTGATCGGTGGGTCAGTCGTCTATCGGTGGTTCCTACCCCATCCCAGCCGGAATTGTCATCAGTACCGTCAGCCCCAATTCCCAAAATTGATGTGGTTCCTTACCGTCGTCAAGTGCGTCAAATTTTACGGGATGCTATTCGCAATTTGGAGGATGGTTGGGAAGAAGATCCGATTCCTCAAGAACTCTATGAGTTGATTGAAGAAGTCCCAATGTTTTTGGCAAGGGGAGATGGCCAGAATGCGATCGCCATTTTAGAAGCAATTACCGCAGCCTGTGCAGAAAACTGGGACGATGTTGACCAATACGGTGCCGATAATGACGATGTGGTGGCCAGGCTTAATGAAATTTGGGCAGAAGCTTTCCTCCTCACAGAATTGACTCCTTCCCAGAAGACTAAACTGCAAGCGAATCTCAAACAATGGGAAAAAACTTGGCGGGCGGATTTTTCGATGAGTTTGGCAGCATTGCACCAAGGATGGGACGATCCTGATCTCAAGCGGATTTTAAGGGGTGACATTAGAACAACAACAGTTGAACAAGAGGAAGTTCCCGATTATGCGCCCGATCTAGTTCTCATTCGCTTAAAAATTTTAGAAAGTCAACGAAGATATACCGAATATCTCTATCTAGCTGAAGCAGAAGGACAAAATGAAGCTTTTCTGACCATGTTGGCCCGTTTGGATCGCATTGATGCTGTGATGGAAGCGGCTGACACAAAATTGCAAACCATGGAACAGGCTTTGGCGGTGGCCAAGGTGTTGTTAGTGCAGGGAGCACCTGAACAAGCACTTCAGATTGCTCAACGTGGTTTAATTTTGCCAGGTAATTGTACCTACCAATTGGCCAATTGGGTGAGTGAAATGGCTGAGGAGTTAGACCAACCTGACATTGCTCTAGCGGCTAAAATTAAGGCATTCCAAGCACAGCCCAACTTTACTGACTACCATAAAATCGAGAAAATGGCTGGGGAAGATTGGCCTGTCCTCAAAGAAGATTTACTGGATTTTCTCCGCCTCGACAGCAATGACTGGTTTAGTAGCGTCATGGAAGCGAAAGTGAATATTTTTCTGCAAGAAGGATTAGTAGAAGATGCGATCGCCATTGTTACGGAGATGAGTTCTTACCAGTCAACTTTAATCCATCAGGTTATGGATGCAGCGATTGTGGATAACCCGGAATGGGTCATTGCCAATGCTAAACCTCGCGCGGAAAAGATTATGGATGCTAAAAAAGCAGAATATTATGATCAGGCGGCTCAATGGCTCCAAAAGGCGAGAAATGCCTACTATCAAGCAGGAAAACAAGCAGAATGGTCAGCCTATCATAGCGAACTGATGCGAGTTCATAGTCGCAAACCTAAACTAATGGGATTTTTGAAGGAAGCCAAGCTTTATTGA
- a CDS encoding 2OG-Fe(II) oxygenase, with the protein MSYFQQYSQVFSPTYLSQLKGQILNCSYFAINNLNRDFVKTKGFSIVFRRSHLSCVEQNFPYFKPYLQRAMLPECNAFYLNPLLLQTGSQVDPHIDRSLRSYCKTIAPPLMVSVLYVDVPNNLIGGELILRSPKRQVGKIAPQVNTLVFFQGDLTHSVNPVTQGRDRLSLVCEQYCLDELELAEIPEFRLESRVNPSNNKIKRLTQSNRKQKSH; encoded by the coding sequence TTGAGTTATTTTCAGCAATATTCCCAGGTTTTCTCCCCGACCTACCTCAGTCAATTAAAAGGACAAATCCTAAATTGTTCCTATTTTGCAATCAATAATCTCAATCGGGATTTTGTCAAAACGAAAGGCTTTTCTATTGTTTTTCGGCGATCGCACTTATCCTGCGTTGAACAGAATTTTCCTTACTTTAAGCCCTACTTACAGCGTGCGATGTTGCCAGAGTGTAACGCTTTTTATCTTAATCCCTTACTACTCCAAACTGGCTCCCAGGTCGATCCCCATATTGACCGCTCTCTGCGTTCCTATTGTAAAACTATTGCCCCGCCTTTAATGGTTAGTGTTCTCTATGTTGACGTTCCTAATAATTTAATCGGTGGAGAACTCATTCTGCGATCACCTAAACGTCAAGTTGGAAAAATTGCTCCCCAAGTGAATACTCTAGTCTTTTTTCAAGGGGATTTAACCCACTCCGTGAATCCGGTTACTCAAGGACGCGATCGCCTAAGTCTTGTTTGTGAACAATATTGTTTAGATGAATTGGAACTAGCGGAGATTCCAGAATTTCGATTAGAATCGAGGGTAAATCCATCCAACAATAAAATTAAACGGTTAACTCAATCAAACCGAAAACAAAAAAGCCATTAA